One genomic region from Flagellimonas oceani encodes:
- a CDS encoding helix-turn-helix domain-containing protein: MGATIITSEDLMEFKVELLEDIKALLKDQSGQLGKKWLKSNEVRDLLGISPGTLQNLRINGTLPYTKIGGVLYYEYHEIMEVLEQNKVHNRI; encoded by the coding sequence ATGGGAGCGACCATCATCACCTCAGAAGATCTCATGGAGTTCAAAGTGGAACTCTTGGAAGACATCAAAGCATTATTGAAGGACCAAAGTGGACAACTGGGCAAAAAATGGCTTAAATCCAATGAAGTACGCGACCTTTTGGGCATATCGCCAGGTACCCTTCAGAACCTTAGGATCAATGGGACCCTGCCCTATACCAAGATAGGTGGGGTGCTTTACTACGAATACCACGAAATCATGGAGGTGCTGGAACAAAACAAGGTCCATAACCGAATTTAG
- a CDS encoding RteC domain-containing protein, which produces MKYQKLLSEFEGQLDALESGNGDILFKAEKGIVLVEKSIRKLQKQITGKTFETQADEIYFFKHVKPQIFSKLIYYVKLFNIESKRPRGNDAAQIKYLQLQIDKFQTFFNDNLEFYNYYRRGAMSLDEQYFVRGNRDLRLPLESFHFLIDDQFSTCQDGTVATIMAYDMLIVYLRKEVDDLQNNLEPQKNMTMEKPSKLFWTGNKTDLIELLYALQSSKCINSGTTDIKELASHFEHFYNVDLGNYYHTFIDIRSRKTSKTRFLDKLIEMLNQRMDSLDE; this is translated from the coding sequence ATGAAATACCAAAAGCTGCTATCAGAATTTGAAGGCCAATTGGATGCCTTGGAAAGCGGGAACGGGGATATTCTTTTCAAAGCGGAAAAGGGTATCGTACTTGTGGAGAAGAGCATCCGTAAACTCCAAAAACAGATTACCGGCAAGACCTTCGAGACCCAAGCGGACGAAATCTACTTCTTTAAGCACGTCAAGCCCCAAATCTTTAGCAAGCTGATCTATTATGTCAAATTGTTCAATATCGAGAGCAAGCGGCCTAGGGGAAATGATGCGGCACAGATCAAGTACCTACAACTTCAGATCGACAAGTTCCAGACCTTTTTTAACGATAATCTGGAGTTTTATAATTATTACCGTCGTGGGGCCATGTCCCTCGACGAGCAGTATTTTGTTCGGGGTAACCGAGATCTCAGGTTGCCCCTTGAATCCTTCCACTTTTTGATCGATGACCAGTTTTCTACCTGTCAGGATGGTACCGTGGCCACGATCATGGCCTATGACATGCTCATCGTGTACCTGAGAAAAGAGGTGGATGACCTACAAAACAATTTAGAACCCCAAAAGAACATGACCATGGAAAAACCTTCAAAACTCTTCTGGACCGGCAACAAGACCGATCTGATCGAACTATTATATGCACTCCAATCCAGCAAATGTATCAATAGCGGTACCACTGACATCAAGGAGTTGGCCTCGCATTTTGAACATTTTTATAACGTTGACCTAGGGAATTACTACCACACTTTTATTGATATTCGGTCCCGAAAGACCAGTAAGACCCGTTTCTTGGACAAGCTCATTGAGATGCTCAACCAACGCATGGATTCCCTGGATGAGTGA